Proteins encoded in a region of the Solanum dulcamara chromosome 9, daSolDulc1.2, whole genome shotgun sequence genome:
- the LOC129904361 gene encoding uncharacterized protein LOC129904361 → MDFSELWAIFGPGVSGAVFGAGWWFWVDAVVCSSVKISFLHYLPGIFASLAALMFNCVRKEDIDYSPYDDGEWRLKLWLFIAYVVSFVSLAASVGLLIQDALGKSGPSAWTGVAGVLQCVFVLISGLVYWTSHSES, encoded by the exons ATGGATTTTTCAGAGCTATGGGCAATATTTGGACCTGGGGTTTCCGGCGCTGTCTTCGGCGCCGGATGGTGGTTCTGGGTTGACGCCGTCGTTTGTAGTTCCGTCAAAATCTCTTTCCTTCATTATCTCCCAG GTATATTTGCATCTTTGGCTGCTTTGATGTTTAATTGCGTCAGAAAAGAGGACATTGACTACTCTCCTTATGATGATGGAGAGTGGAG GTTGAAGCTGTGGCTATTTATTGCATATGTTGTATCCTTTGTGTCTTTGGCTGCATCAGTTGGGCTATTGATACAAGATGCACTAGGAAAATCTGGTCCTTCTGCTTGGACAGGAGTTGCAGGTGTTCTGCAGTGTGTGTTCGTCTTAATCAG CGGGCTGGTCTATTGGACATCACATTCAGAATCTTGA
- the LOC129902557 gene encoding uncharacterized protein LOC129902557: MISSVLPHYLSVVKFYDKRPELKESPKYNEKNKFELIESKFITEGIPRQQEDSLDCGVFVAAFAELVSNDQDIANQQLSADSLRKRFGTLL; encoded by the exons ATGATTTCATCGGTTTTACCACACTACTTGAGTGTGGTCAAGTTCTATGATAAGCGTCCTGAATTGAAGGAATCACCTAAatacaatgaaaaaaataagtttgaGCTCATTGAATCTAAGTTCATAACTGAAGGGATTCCTAGACAACAAGAAGATTCATT ggACTGTGGAGTTTTTGTGGCTGCATTTGCAGAGTTAGTGAGCAATGACCaggatattgcaaatcaacaacTAAGTGCAGACAGTCTGCGAAAGAGGTTCGGGACTCTACTATGA